The Lacrimispora xylanolytica genome has a segment encoding these proteins:
- a CDS encoding HAD family hydrolase: protein MIKLIVSDIDGTLVPDGSHKINPEIFDVILKLRAKGIQFAAASGRQWVSIESIFQPVKEKIFYLSDNGAYVGCHGRNLFLNTIERQTVMDMIQEVRRTEGLELMLSGPDVVYVETRDQEILDWLIHGYKFQVQQVDDLTKVDSEFIKVSVYRKSEVEAHTVELRARFADRLKITIAGEMWMDCMKPGINKGQAVKLLQDSLMIKPEETMVFGDQLNDIEMMSQAYYSFAVGNAREEVKNAARFRTDININDGVLKILKLLL from the coding sequence ATGATTAAGCTGATTGTATCAGATATTGACGGAACTTTGGTGCCTGACGGAAGCCATAAAATCAATCCGGAGATTTTTGATGTAATATTAAAACTGCGGGCTAAGGGAATTCAGTTTGCCGCCGCCAGTGGACGCCAGTGGGTGAGCATTGAATCTATCTTTCAGCCTGTGAAGGAAAAAATATTTTATTTGTCGGATAACGGAGCCTATGTAGGCTGTCACGGTAGAAATCTATTTCTAAATACCATTGAGAGACAGACGGTTATGGATATGATTCAGGAGGTACGTCGCACAGAAGGGCTGGAGCTTATGTTAAGCGGACCTGATGTGGTGTATGTGGAAACCAGGGATCAGGAGATCTTAGACTGGCTGATCCATGGATATAAGTTTCAGGTTCAGCAGGTGGATGATTTGACCAAGGTGGATTCGGAATTTATAAAGGTATCTGTGTACCGTAAATCTGAGGTGGAAGCCCATACCGTGGAGCTTAGGGCCAGATTTGCAGACCGTCTTAAGATTACCATTGCAGGAGAGATGTGGATGGATTGCATGAAGCCTGGAATCAATAAGGGGCAGGCAGTAAAGCTTCTTCAGGACAGTCTGATGATCAAACCCGAAGAGACCATGGTCTTTGGAGACCAGTTAAATGATATTGAGATGATGAGCCAGGCATACTACAGCTTTGCAGTAGGAAATGCCAGAGAAGAAGTAAAGAATGCGGCCAGGTTCCGTACCGATATAAATATCAATGACGGAGTGTTAAAAATACTGAAGCTGCTGTTGTAG
- a CDS encoding Maf family protein — protein MDMKQMKKLVLASASPRRRELLAQIGLTPLIEPSTLEEKVTSSIPEAVVSELSSQKAQDVAKHQEPGTLVIGADTVVAMDQQILLKPVSHEDAYRMISMLQGRDHQVYTGVTLIYCGQTEKKVKTFVEKTDVTLYPMSEEEIKTYAFSEEPMDKAGAYGIQGNFAAFVKGIDGDYNNVVGLPVGRVFQEIKGMLE, from the coding sequence ATGGATATGAAACAAATGAAAAAACTTGTGCTGGCATCTGCTTCTCCGCGTAGGAGAGAACTTCTTGCCCAGATCGGGCTTACCCCTTTGATTGAGCCAAGTACCTTAGAAGAAAAGGTTACCTCTTCCATACCTGAGGCCGTGGTTTCTGAGCTTTCCAGCCAGAAAGCCCAGGATGTGGCTAAGCACCAGGAACCAGGTACTCTTGTTATAGGCGCTGACACCGTAGTCGCCATGGACCAGCAGATTTTATTAAAACCTGTCAGCCATGAGGATGCTTACCGCATGATTTCCATGCTCCAGGGAAGAGATCATCAGGTTTATACCGGCGTCACCTTAATTTATTGTGGACAAACGGAGAAGAAGGTAAAGACCTTTGTGGAAAAAACAGATGTGACCCTATATCCCATGTCAGAAGAAGAGATAAAGACGTATGCCTTTAGTGAGGAGCCAATGGATAAGGCAGGAGCCTATGGAATCCAGGGGAATTTTGCGGCTTTTGTCAAAGGGATTGACGGCGATTACAATAATGTAGTAGGATTGCCAGTAGGACGAGTGTTTCAGGAGATAAAAGGAATGCTTGAATAG
- a CDS encoding putative ABC transporter permease: MTIYHRIICFFLFSFLGYLLECVVLSYENKRPVINRGFGHGPFCIIYGFGAMGAMILLKPLSDNLILLYIATTLMATTMELITARMMIKLFGSFWWDYSRKPFNYKGIICLESSVAWGFLGIFYFRFLDGFVSQMAGVVPEGLERMVALSLLAFYIADFIYTMRLQLKSSCDEDDATMIGRLKVY; the protein is encoded by the coding sequence ATGACGATTTATCACAGGATCATATGTTTTTTCCTGTTCAGCTTTCTTGGATACCTTCTTGAATGTGTAGTACTCAGTTATGAAAATAAAAGGCCAGTGATCAATCGCGGTTTTGGACATGGTCCCTTCTGTATTATATATGGATTCGGTGCCATGGGAGCCATGATTCTTCTAAAGCCTCTTTCTGATAATCTTATTCTACTTTACATTGCAACAACGTTAATGGCTACGACCATGGAGCTCATTACGGCAAGAATGATGATTAAACTGTTTGGTTCCTTCTGGTGGGATTACAGCAGAAAACCATTTAACTACAAGGGCATTATCTGTTTGGAAAGCAGTGTTGCCTGGGGATTTTTAGGTATCTTTTATTTCCGGTTCCTGGATGGCTTTGTAAGCCAGATGGCAGGAGTGGTTCCGGAAGGTCTGGAGCGAATGGTGGCATTAAGCCTTTTGGCATTCTACATCGCCGACTTTATTTACACCATGAGACTGCAGCTTAAGTCATCTTGTGACGAAGACGATGCAACTATGATTGGTCGTTTGAAAGTATATTAA
- a CDS encoding divergent PAP2 family protein, translating into MKYWDDILGNQVLMSAVTGWMVAQVLKTLIDLALNRNFNPERLVGSGGMPSSHSSTVCALTTAASYRYGPGSFEFAVCFVLSMIVMYDAMGVRRETGRQAKLLNSILLENPLKLKGELIQETLKEYVGHTPLQVAAGALLGILLALFMAQYY; encoded by the coding sequence ATGAAATATTGGGATGATATACTGGGAAACCAGGTTTTAATGAGCGCTGTCACAGGCTGGATGGTGGCTCAGGTTTTAAAGACACTGATTGATCTTGCTCTTAATAGAAATTTTAATCCGGAGAGGTTAGTGGGGTCCGGGGGAATGCCCAGTTCTCACTCCTCTACGGTTTGTGCATTGACGACCGCTGCCAGCTACCGTTATGGCCCCGGCTCGTTTGAATTTGCAGTCTGCTTCGTGCTTTCCATGATTGTTATGTACGATGCGATGGGAGTCCGGAGAGAAACCGGACGGCAGGCAAAATTATTAAACAGCATATTGCTGGAAAACCCTTTAAAACTTAAGGGAGAGCTGATACAGGAGACATTAAAGGAATATGTTGGTCATACTCCTTTGCAGGTGGCAGCGGGAGCGCTCCTTGGCATACTCCTCGCCCTGTTTATGGCACAATATTATTAA